The sequence AATGATGGTTCTATTGAATTATTTTCACCAAGTTATTCAGCTTTTTTTATGAATGCTGCAGATAAACATTTAGTTTATTGGTTAGGTCAGCAGGATTCGGGAATGAGAATAGATGACCATGGTCCATTTAAAATATATAAAGATGGTGTAGGTTTTGTGATGAATTTTAATAATAATGGAAGTGTAAGTGTAGGTACAGATTTAATACCAACCGGCTACAAACTAGCAGTAGGAGGTAAAATAATTGCAGAAGAATTAAAAGTGCAATTGCAAACTGCTCCATGGCCAGATTATGTTTTTGCTAAAGATTATAAATTACCTTCTTTGCTAGAAGTTGAAAAACAAATTAAAGAAAAGGGTCATTTAGAAAATATGCCATCTGCTACAACAGTAAAAGAAAATGGATTTGAAGTAGGAGAAATGAATAGGTTATTATTAGAAAAAGTAGAAGAACTTACTTTATATACTATTGACCAACAAAAACAATTAGACAAGCAAACTAGAGAAATTGAAGAACTAAAAGCTTTAGTAAATACATTGGTTCAAAAAAATAAGTAATCATTAATTTTAAAAAATAAATATAATGAGAAAACTTATTTTTATAAAGCTATTAGTGTTTTTGATGCTACAAAATGTTTTTGCTCAAGACCCAACAGTTGCAGAAACAGTCCACAGTCCAAATGGCTACTTCGATACTGTTTTTGACTATTATGGGAATAGTTATCAATTAAAAGATTTATTTGCAGGCGTTGATGTTAAGGTGGGAAAAGAAACAACTTCAAGTATAGTTATTCCATGTGATACAGGAATTTTCGAATTGTATTTTGAAACTGGTTCAGGAATGGAAGACGTCACTGATGTTAATCATAATACTAGAAGAGCCGTAGTTTGTCAAGTTTTTCATGATTTAAGTGATTTTATTGTGACTCCTTTAAAAGATGCTGGAAATACAACTAGAGTAAAAATTTGGGTTAGAAATATTGCTAATGTTTCTAATTCTAGTTCAAATGTATTAGGATTGGCATCTTCTTTTTTTACCATGCCTTATAATTCAAACACAAGTTTTGGAGGAATTGTTGATAATGAAATTTGGAAAACCATAACATTAGGTAGTGACTCTTATATTAATGTTGTTACACCAATTTTAACAAATAATGCTAATGGGGCTCCTAATGGTTCAGGAAATATTTATCATGGAATGATAGCTTTTAATTTTAGTAACCCTAATTGGAATTGGAATACAGATTTAAGTAATAATACTCCTTTTGAATTAGTTGATTTATATAGTGTTGTTTTGCATGAAGTAACACACGCTTTAGGTTTTGCAAGTTTAATTTATGCAAATGGAGAATCGGCCTTTAATAGTGGTTATAATTATTACAGTAGATATGATACTTTTCTTAAAAATAATGATGGAACTCAAAACTTAATTACTAATACAGGAGCTTTCCCTTCTATGTATAATTATTCGTTTAATAATTCTTTTTTGAATACATCTTTTTTGCATCCAGACACAAATAATTGCATTGCAGGACAGACTACTTGTATTGATGCTGTCAAATTTTCGGGAACAAGTATTAATGTACCTGTTTTTACTCCTAATTGTTTCAGATATGGAGGCAGTTTGAGTCATTTTGAAGATACTTGTTCTTCTCCATCACATGTAGATAATACTTATTTTGTTATGAGCGATATTATTTCAAATAGCTTAACTAAAAGATATTTGAAGCCTGAGGAAAGAAAAGCGCTCTCAGATATTGGTTATAGGCTAAATTCTACTTTTGGAAATAATTCAATAGTTTATAATAGTTTTATTGATTATCAAGAACCTATTTCTACTGGAATAAATGTAGCTGGAGTAAATGATGGTATTGATAATTTAGGCGCATTTACATTAACTGGAGCAAATGGAGTCTCATTCCCATTAAACAACATTTTTGATAATGATATTAATATTAGCAGCTTTGAAGGATTGGAAGATGTTTTTCACAGTAGCTCTATTTTTTCTGCAACAAGTGGAAGTTCAAACATTACAGTAGATTATACAGGATTTGAATTTGGTTTACATCTTTTGAGATATATTCCTATTAATTCTAATGGGCAAAGAGGAAATATAACTTATATCTATGTTTTTATTGATAATGGTGTTGACTGTACACCTTTAAGTTCTTGTAATTTAGTTTTAAATGGAGGTTTTGAGGAGTATTCAATGGTTCCTAATGGACAAGGTCAATTAAATAGAGCCTGTGGATGGAGTCATGTTAATTTTCCAATTACAGGAGCGGCTGATGCTTATCATGTAAATTCAACTTCTCAACCTATTCCATGCAATAGTTTTGGATTTGAAACAGAAAATAATGATTTGTTAAGTTATGCAGGTATGTGGTTTCAAAGGAATAAATCTGGTCAGTATGGGAAATATTTTGAAAATATTAGAACAAAATTATCGACTCCATTAACTCCAAATACAACTTATCAATTGAGTTTTGATGTATCTTTAAGTGAGGGAGCTAGTGCCAACGCAATCAAAATACAAGCTTACCTGGACCAAGATCTGATAGCTACTTCAAACTATGGTGAAATTAATATAACTAACAATAGCATGTTGTTTGAAAGTAATTATTTTCCTCAAACTACAAATGGGTGGGATAGTTTAGTTTTTACATTTAAAACAGGGGCTATCTCAGGCGAAGAATTTTTGTATATAGGAGGATTACATAACGTGCAATTTCAATCTATTACTCCAACACCAGCTCCATCTGGCTGTGTTGTAAATTCAAATAGTGGTACTCAAGCAGCTAGTTGGGGGTATTCATATTACTATATTGATAATGTTAACTTAATTTCATTAAATGGTTCATCATTTGATTTACCTAATCAAGTATGTACTTACATGTTCTTAGCAAATTTAACACACTTTTTACAAGCTGTCCCTACTAATGGTGTATTCACAGGAAATGGTGTTTCATTAAATAGCGGAGTTTATGTTTTTGATCCTTCATCAGTAAGTTTAGGTAATCATACCATTACTTACACTTATACTAATAGTAATGGTTGCGAGGTTTCAATTTCAGATACTATTGAAGTGGTTTCAGATAGTATTGTTCCAGAATTTGATCCTATAGCCCCTATATGTTCAGGAGGAAGTATAGCATTGCCAACCACTTCGGTTAATTTTATAAATGGAACTTGGTTTCCAGCTATAAATAATACTGCAACAACAACTTATACTTTTACTCCAAATGCAAATCAATGTGGAGCGGTTACAACAAGTTTAACAGTTACTGTTTTACCAACAAACGATCCAAGTTGTAATAGTAATCCTTGTCTGCCTAATTTAACGTTATCTACTACAGAAAATAATAGTATGATAATATACAAAAGAGCAAATTGGATAGAAGCTAATTCAAGCTATGTTGTGGATGTAAATAAAAATGTAACAATGAAAGCAGGAGATTATATTGTTTTTAATACAGATTCTCATTTGAAATCGGGTTCTGAAGTGACAGCATTAATTGAAGTTTGTACTCCTACAAGTAAAAGTAGTAATGTTAAAACAATAGAAAAAACAATCTTAGAAGAGGCTATTTTAAATGAATCTATAGTATTGTTTCCAAACCCTACAACGGATAGATTGACCATTGCTTCTGATAGTGCAGCTATGAATAGTGTGGTTATTACAGCTATGGATGGAAAAATTATTTATAGTAATCAAACGGTAAATGCGTCTAAACTAGAATTAGATACCTCTAGTTATCAAGGTGGTATTTATATGGTTGCTATAACCACTACAAATGGAACTAGTTTTATAAAGAAACTGGTTAAAAATTAATGTTTTTTAAGAGGCTAACTGAAAAGTTAGCCTTTTTTAATAAGGATGTTTTATGCTGTCAAAAGATTCATATCTTTTAAATAAATCATATTGTAATCGAGGATTTGTAGTTTGTTTCAAATTTCTGTAATAATTAAAATCTTTTTTTATAGAAATCAATTTATCTCGCGATTTTTTAGATAAACCAAAAATTACATTGGAAATATCATATTCCTCAATTAATCCTCTACACATTTTACATGGCTCATAAGTTGTTATTAAATATAATTTATTTCTATCTAAAGCTTTAAATTTTTTATAACCAATTTTATCAAAACAATTTTTAACTGCATTTATTTCTGCATGTCCTGATGGATTATTATTCTTTGAGACATCATTATATCCTTCACCTATTATGCTATCATTATATATTAACAAACTTGCGACAGGAACGTCATTTGAAGGAATACATTTTTCTGCTAAACTAGAAAGTCTTTTTTCATAATTTGTAATGTTTTTATTAGTTGAAAAAAGATACAAATTTGTGACAATAAGATAAATTAGGATAGTAAAAAAGGTGCCAAGAAATATATAAAAAACAGGCCAAAACAATTTTTTTAAAAAATTCATTTATATTTACTTTCAGTATCTATAAAAGTATGAAAATACTTTTAATTAATTTCTATCAAATTATAAAAAAGTAATGCATAATAAAACGTTAGTAGATTTATTGTATTATACATTTAGTTTATCTAAAAGAGAAAATGTAATAGGCTCTTGTAATAGTACTCTTGGATACCTTTATAAGATAAGTGCCTTTTTTAGAGTAATTTCTGTTACTAGAACAACAAATAATTTTGAAAATATTCGAATGAATAATATTGATTTATGTTTTTATAAAACAAAACCATTATCAAAATGGAAAATACCTTTTAAATTTAATTCTTTTATAAAGTCTTTGCAACCTGATTATATTTTGGCGCATGGTTTTGGGTTTGTACATTATTTAATTTTTTTAAAAATAATACTTCCGAAAACTAAAATCGTCTTACAAAGCAATGGTTTTGCTCCTAAACCTAAGGGGATTAAAAAATACATTTATAAAGTTTCTGATGTATTTATTGATGGTTATTTATTTACGGGTATTGAAAATGCAAAGCCTTGGTATGAAAATAAAATCCTTACAAAAAATAAAATTTTTTCTGTAATGGAAGGCTCAACCTACTTTACGTTTTCTGGAAATGAAAACCGAAAGTCAAATACTTTTCTTTGGGTAGGAAGATTAGACACGAATAAAGATCCATTAACAATACTAAAAGCATTTGATCGTTTTCTTATTATTCAAGAGGATGCAGTTTTAACAATGGTTTTTCATGAGAATCATTTATTAGAAGAAGTAAAAGATTTTATTTTGAATAGTGAAAAACTTAAAAATGCAGTTATAATAAAAGGATATGTAGCGCATCATTTATTAGAAAAAATATATAATGAAAATGAGTTCTTTATATTAGGTTCGCATTATGAAGGCAGTGGATATGCTTTAGTTGAGGCAATGGCTTGTGGTTGTATTCCAATAATAACAAATATAGCTCCATTTAGGTACATGACGAATGAAGGAGAATGTGCTTTTCTATTTACACCAAATAATGAAGAAGAATTGTTTTTTCAACTAATAAAATCAAACGATTGTGATTTATTAGTTATACAAGAAAAGGTATTAGAGCAATTTGAAAATAGATTGTCTTTTGAAGCCATAGCTAAAGCCATAAAAAATATTTTTCAGTCATTATAAAAATGATTATAAATCACATTAATATTATCTTCCATTCTAAAGACCTGAATCCGTTTAGGTGCTATTAATTGGTTTAAAAGATTTTTTAATTTAGTACCTATATCGTTTTTATTTTCAGAATAATAAAAATTTTCAATACTTTTAGTGTTTTCTATGTCAATTGTGCTTACAACTTTGCATCCAGAATATAACGCTTCTTGTATTACTGTGCTATTACCTTCATATTTTGATGTATGCAGGAAAATTTTTGAATTATTTAAATATTTGAGAGTTTTTTTATGAGTCAAAAAACCAGTAAAAATTATATTGTCAGATAATCCAAGTTTTTTTACCTTATCTAAAAGTAATTGTTTTTCTTCACCATCACCAATAATTACTACGTTTAATTTTTTTATGTTTAAATGTGAAATAATATCAATAAAGAAAGAATAGTTTTTTAAAGCACCAAGATTTCCAATGCCAACTATATCTATTTCTCTGTTATCTAAATTTAATTTTGGAAAAACATCAGGATTAATAAAAACATTTGAAATTTTCCTTACATTATAGTTGAAGTTTTTGTTAAACAAAACTTTTTGTTTTTCTGAAATCATTACCAAATCATCTTCCTTTAATTTTAATATTTTGACATATTTATTATTTTTTTTTGCATCTTGACCTTGAAGCCAGACGAGTAGTTTTATCTTAAATATTTTACTAATTATAAAACCAACTAATGAAGCTTCTCTGTACCAAAAACATATTATCCCATCGTAATTGTTTTTTCTGTGAAGAGAGGTTGCCTTTAAGATTGTTTTTAAAATTGTCGGAATTTGTTTTAGTTTAGAATTAAATTTTCCACCAATAGAGTGAATATTAACTTTATCCAATTGATAGTTCTTTTTGGAAAAAGGATACATCATACTTATCACATCAATCTCTATATTCTTTTCATTTGCAAAGCTTTTAGTAAATTGACTAATAAAGGGTACAACATTATCTTCATGAATGTTTTTTGGAAAAATAGGTGTAATAAATAATAATTTTTTAGTCATAGCTTTTTTAAAATTCGATTTTCTAAGATATACTTTTTGTTTGAAAAATTGGAAGCTTCATCGTTATGTGAAACTACAATTACAGAAAGTTTTTTTTCAAATGTTAATGTTTGAATATATTTAAGAATATCTTTTTCTAAAGATTGGTTTAATTGATTTGTAGCTTCATCTAACAACAAGACTTTTGGTTTAAAGAATAATGCTCGTGCTATTGCAATTCTTTGCTTTTGACCACCTGATATTGTTTTGCTATCTAATAATAAATAACTATTTATTTTTTCAGGTAACGTATTTATCCAATCATATAAATCAAGAGCAATTAATATTTTATTTAAGAATTCATAATCTATATTACTTTCATTTGTAAAAAGCGTTATGTTTTCTCGAATCGTTCCTTGAAATAGAAATGGTTGTTGAGATACATAACCAATAAAGTCAAAAATAGTATTGTTGGAATTGGCAGAAATATTATCAATATATATATCCCCATTTTTAGGGCTTAATAATCCAGAAATTATATGTAAAAGAGTACTTTTTCCTTGGCCAGATTTTCCTGATATACAAATAAAATCTCCTAAATCAATCTGAAATGAAATATTTTCTAAAATGTTCTTTTTATTGAACTCAATACTAATATTCTTTAACTCTATTCTGTTATTGAAGGTTAGCTTACTGGTGGTTCTAATATTAGATTTGTTATAACTAGATAATATTTCAACACAATTTAGATTTGTTTTAATATCTATGAAAGAATTTAAAATTTTATTAAAAGAAGGTAAAATTTTAATGCTTGCACCTGCAAAAAAAGAAATTAATATTAAGGTATTCTTATCTGCTTGATTTATCATATAAAAAAGAATCATTGATGATAAACCGATAATGATTAGTATTTCGAAATACCTTGAATTTGATTGTTTAAAAGCCGATAATAATGCAAGTTGTCTATTGTGAGATTCATTTGAATTTTGAAATTTTTTTTGAAATTCTTGCTCACTTTTAGTTGTTTTAATCTCAATAAGTCCGTAAAAAATATTATTAATATTTTTTAAATTATCTTCATATAACCTAACTATTGTCTCATTAAAAAAAACAATTTTTTTCTGTTTAATTTTTAACAACAAAAGGACAAATAATATTAGTGACAAAAGGGAAAATAATGTAATAGTCGGATTATACAATATACCAATTGAAATAATAAATAGTAGAATAATTAGTTCAGATAACAATGTGTAAAATGAAAATAGAATATTAGTTGAAAACACAATAGGTAATTGAAAAACATCTCTAAAAAATGCATTCTTATCTTTTTTAGTATAGTTAATATAGCTATTATGTATATACTCATTCATCAATTTTTCAGATATTAAGGAAGATATACTATAGATGAATAAAGATTGAAATCTTAGAATTACAGATTGAAGGATGTTTTTTATAATATAAAAAGCAATTAATGCAATAATCAAAAGAACAGTAATCTTATTATTAAGATTTATATTAAATGTTGAAAATAGAACAGAACTTAAACGGTCTTTATCAAGTACAATTAAAAACAGTGGTACTAATAATGTTAAAGAAATAAAATCGAGAAAAGTATTAATTAGGAAGTAAACTATAAAAACAGGAAGTTTTTTCCTTTTAGAATGAGGAATTAATAAATAGGATTTTAAAATTAATGTTTTCAATTTTTTTTATTGTAAATATTTCGATTCATTATAATTCCAATAATCAATTTTAAGTTATATAAAAGTAATTTTTTTTCTAATTTAAATATTGAATAAATTATATTTCCATTTAATGAGTTTAAAAGATAAAGTAAGTTAATAAAATTAAATCTTTTATTTTTAAGCATAATAAAGTGTAATGCAGAGACTCTATAAAAGTATGCTTTTTTATTGTTTATTCTATTTGTTTTGTCTTTATGGTGATACGCTAAAGAGTTTTTCACAACATAAATTTCTGAATTGTTTTTTAAAGCAAAATCATAGTTGTCTCCAATACCGTTTTTATAAAATGCTGTTTCAAATTTTATTTTAGTATTTCTAATAACCGAAGCTCCTAAACCATATATGGGAGTTTTAAAAACAGGAGTTTTATAATCAATTACAATTGGCCAACCTGATTTAGCAATTCTGTTCCCTTTTTTTAAATAAAAGGCAATAAATTTTTGAATAATTTTATTTTTTGAATAATCTTCTTTTTTCAGGTCTACCCATACAGACAATCCAAAAATATAGTTGAAAATTAATTTAAGAAAAGGAATTCTCTTTTCTGAATATTTCCATTCATCATTTCTCTTTTCATAGATTAAACCACTAGTCATATTAACGGATGGGTTTTCATCTAGATAAGTTATTAAATTCTCTATATAATTTTCAGAAATTTCAATATCGTCATCGCATAAAAAAATAAATTCTGTTTTACATTGTTCAATACCAATATTTCTTTGCAAACATACAGAAGGTGAAGAATGTATAATTTTTATATCTAATTGAGTAAAAAAAAGTTGGTTGCTATTTAATTTCTCATCGCTTGAATCAACAATTATAATCTCTTTTGGAAGATAGGTTTGTTTGGAAATAGAATTTAAAAGTCTATTTAAAGAATTTATTCTATTTCTTGTAGGTATTACTATTGTTATTTGAGATTTTTTTTCTTTCATTCTGGGTTTTTACAAAATAGATTTCCATGTAAGTTTTTTATAGGTAAACCTTTAATTATTTCTTTTATCTCTGTATTTTTTATCCATTTTTTTAAATGAAAATTTTGATTTTCGTTTAATGTATAATTGAAATCAATATTTTGATTTTTGAATAAATCTATTATTTTAAGAGTATCAGCGATTAATTTTCCTGTAAATTCAAATTCTATTATTGGTATTTGGTAATTTAAATTTGATAAAATTTCAAATTCATAGCCTTCAACATCGATTTTGCAATATTTTGGTAATCCATATGTTTCAATTAAATGATTAAATGATTTAACTTCGACAAATTCATAGTCTTTCCAATATACTTTTTCAGTGGTGTAATTTTTAATGAACTTTTTTGATAGAGATGCAATTTCACTATAGTTTCCTAGATATAATTTTTTAATTTCATTTTTTGCACCAACAGCATATGGGAGATAATTAAAATTAACATTTTTTTGCTTTAACTTTTCTAAATGTAAGTGACAGGATTTTTGAGGCTCAAAAGCAATAACATTTTCACTAATATTGAGCATGATTTTACTTTTTGCTCCTATATTAGCACCTATATCAAAGCATAAATCTCCATTGGAAATAATATTTGAATAAAATTTTATTTCTCTTTTTTTTATTTTTTTTGCAAAAATAATTTTATAAATTTTATTTACTAATTTCATCTATTTAACATCATCAACCCACTTGCTAAAACAGCTTTTGTCTTATGTTTTAAAGCTT is a genomic window of Flavobacterium jumunjinense containing:
- a CDS encoding glycosyltransferase, whose product is MTKKLLFITPIFPKNIHEDNVVPFISQFTKSFANEKNIEIDVISMMYPFSKKNYQLDKVNIHSIGGKFNSKLKQIPTILKTILKATSLHRKNNYDGIICFWYREASLVGFIISKIFKIKLLVWLQGQDAKKNNKYVKILKLKEDDLVMISEKQKVLFNKNFNYNVRKISNVFINPDVFPKLNLDNREIDIVGIGNLGALKNYSFFIDIISHLNIKKLNVVIIGDGEEKQLLLDKVKKLGLSDNIIFTGFLTHKKTLKYLNNSKIFLHTSKYEGNSTVIQEALYSGCKVVSTIDIENTKSIENFYYSENKNDIGTKLKNLLNQLIAPKRIQVFRMEDNINVIYNHFYND
- a CDS encoding T9SS type A sorting domain-containing protein, with translation MRKLIFIKLLVFLMLQNVFAQDPTVAETVHSPNGYFDTVFDYYGNSYQLKDLFAGVDVKVGKETTSSIVIPCDTGIFELYFETGSGMEDVTDVNHNTRRAVVCQVFHDLSDFIVTPLKDAGNTTRVKIWVRNIANVSNSSSNVLGLASSFFTMPYNSNTSFGGIVDNEIWKTITLGSDSYINVVTPILTNNANGAPNGSGNIYHGMIAFNFSNPNWNWNTDLSNNTPFELVDLYSVVLHEVTHALGFASLIYANGESAFNSGYNYYSRYDTFLKNNDGTQNLITNTGAFPSMYNYSFNNSFLNTSFLHPDTNNCIAGQTTCIDAVKFSGTSINVPVFTPNCFRYGGSLSHFEDTCSSPSHVDNTYFVMSDIISNSLTKRYLKPEERKALSDIGYRLNSTFGNNSIVYNSFIDYQEPISTGINVAGVNDGIDNLGAFTLTGANGVSFPLNNIFDNDINISSFEGLEDVFHSSSIFSATSGSSNITVDYTGFEFGLHLLRYIPINSNGQRGNITYIYVFIDNGVDCTPLSSCNLVLNGGFEEYSMVPNGQGQLNRACGWSHVNFPITGAADAYHVNSTSQPIPCNSFGFETENNDLLSYAGMWFQRNKSGQYGKYFENIRTKLSTPLTPNTTYQLSFDVSLSEGASANAIKIQAYLDQDLIATSNYGEINITNNSMLFESNYFPQTTNGWDSLVFTFKTGAISGEEFLYIGGLHNVQFQSITPTPAPSGCVVNSNSGTQAASWGYSYYYIDNVNLISLNGSSFDLPNQVCTYMFLANLTHFLQAVPTNGVFTGNGVSLNSGVYVFDPSSVSLGNHTITYTYTNSNGCEVSISDTIEVVSDSIVPEFDPIAPICSGGSIALPTTSVNFINGTWFPAINNTATTTYTFTPNANQCGAVTTSLTVTVLPTNDPSCNSNPCLPNLTLSTTENNSMIIYKRANWIEANSSYVVDVNKNVTMKAGDYIVFNTDSHLKSGSEVTALIEVCTPTSKSSNVKTIEKTILEEAILNESIVLFPNPTTDRLTIASDSAAMNSVVITAMDGKIIYSNQTVNASKLELDTSSYQGGIYMVAITTTNGTSFIKKLVKN
- a CDS encoding ATP-binding cassette domain-containing protein — protein: MKTLILKSYLLIPHSKRKKLPVFIVYFLINTFLDFISLTLLVPLFLIVLDKDRLSSVLFSTFNINLNNKITVLLIIALIAFYIIKNILQSVILRFQSLFIYSISSLISEKLMNEYIHNSYINYTKKDKNAFFRDVFQLPIVFSTNILFSFYTLLSELIILLFIISIGILYNPTITLFSLLSLILFVLLLLKIKQKKIVFFNETIVRLYEDNLKNINNIFYGLIEIKTTKSEQEFQKKFQNSNESHNRQLALLSAFKQSNSRYFEILIIIGLSSMILFYMINQADKNTLILISFFAGASIKILPSFNKILNSFIDIKTNLNCVEILSSYNKSNIRTTSKLTFNNRIELKNISIEFNKKNILENISFQIDLGDFICISGKSGQGKSTLLHIISGLLSPKNGDIYIDNISANSNNTIFDFIGYVSQQPFLFQGTIRENITLFTNESNIDYEFLNKILIALDLYDWINTLPEKINSYLLLDSKTISGGQKQRIAIARALFFKPKVLLLDEATNQLNQSLEKDILKYIQTLTFEKKLSVIVVSHNDEASNFSNKKYILENRILKKL
- a CDS encoding deaminase, with translation MNFLKKLFWPVFYIFLGTFFTILIYLIVTNLYLFSTNKNITNYEKRLSSLAEKCIPSNDVPVASLLIYNDSIIGEGYNDVSKNNNPSGHAEINAVKNCFDKIGYKKFKALDRNKLYLITTYEPCKMCRGLIEEYDISNVIFGLSKKSRDKLISIKKDFNYYRNLKQTTNPRLQYDLFKRYESFDSIKHPY
- a CDS encoding glycosyltransferase family 2 protein translates to MKEKKSQITIVIPTRNRINSLNRLLNSISKQTYLPKEIIIVDSSDEKLNSNQLFFTQLDIKIIHSSPSVCLQRNIGIEQCKTEFIFLCDDDIEISENYIENLITYLDENPSVNMTSGLIYEKRNDEWKYSEKRIPFLKLIFNYIFGLSVWVDLKKEDYSKNKIIQKFIAFYLKKGNRIAKSGWPIVIDYKTPVFKTPIYGLGASVIRNTKIKFETAFYKNGIGDNYDFALKNNSEIYVVKNSLAYHHKDKTNRINNKKAYFYRVSALHFIMLKNKRFNFINLLYLLNSLNGNIIYSIFKLEKKLLLYNLKLIIGIIMNRNIYNKKN
- a CDS encoding FkbM family methyltransferase, with protein sequence MKLVNKIYKIIFAKKIKKREIKFYSNIISNGDLCFDIGANIGAKSKIMLNISENVIAFEPQKSCHLHLEKLKQKNVNFNYLPYAVGAKNEIKKLYLGNYSEIASLSKKFIKNYTTEKVYWKDYEFVEVKSFNHLIETYGLPKYCKIDVEGYEFEILSNLNYQIPIIEFEFTGKLIADTLKIIDLFKNQNIDFNYTLNENQNFHLKKWIKNTEIKEIIKGLPIKNLHGNLFCKNPE
- a CDS encoding glycosyltransferase family 4 protein; this encodes MHNKTLVDLLYYTFSLSKRENVIGSCNSTLGYLYKISAFFRVISVTRTTNNFENIRMNNIDLCFYKTKPLSKWKIPFKFNSFIKSLQPDYILAHGFGFVHYLIFLKIILPKTKIVLQSNGFAPKPKGIKKYIYKVSDVFIDGYLFTGIENAKPWYENKILTKNKIFSVMEGSTYFTFSGNENRKSNTFLWVGRLDTNKDPLTILKAFDRFLIIQEDAVLTMVFHENHLLEEVKDFILNSEKLKNAVIIKGYVAHHLLEKIYNENEFFILGSHYEGSGYALVEAMACGCIPIITNIAPFRYMTNEGECAFLFTPNNEEELFFQLIKSNDCDLLVIQEKVLEQFENRLSFEAIAKAIKNIFQSL